One window of Erwinia aphidicola genomic DNA carries:
- a CDS encoding sigma-54-dependent Fis family transcriptional regulator: MNRPELAGVIQAEYDGKMSLPEGKEASRWDSLLEQAWQDFNHGEQPEFLRPEVLRSWQSSRAAGIHPAHFAYRSPPEAKLKQILAENGELIAVAGSIMENLLAYNPDGHINLTDAQGVTLSCCGRDLTPVGSILRESELGTNCTGRCLEQQRLVYLLSGENWKIALRERHLQCAAAPIRDAEGRMIGVLTLTASQDNFHYHTLGTVQAAAEAVGQQLILRALLAEQKSILETLNEGVIVLDRRGTIKTINRYARQIFHRGVRAGQPVDEVLNPENARLASMTFCNDREVVFVPADNQRVSCLVSVMPAPGGGRVIALRENQRIRAITRRVMGTSASYTFEMLCGSAPALQAAMDKARSCCRSDSTVLLTGESGTGKELFAQAIHNDSPRSGESFIAVNCGALPRDLVQSELFGYADGAFTGSRRGGAAGKFELAEGGTLFLDEIGDMPLEAQTSLLRVLQESEVVRIGASQPIGVNVRIIAATNCNLINAVESGAFRRDLYYRLNVISIAIPALRERSSDIPALTEWFREKVCTQLKKVNVQFTAGAMDALTRYDWPGNVRELENIVERVINMNNGLFIDVQDLPDEVTQRAQPGSASRHEPQPAARLDAHERAHIITMLDSLNGNLRQAAQLMGLSRAGLYNKLKKYQISADEFRR; encoded by the coding sequence GAGCAGGCATGGCAGGATTTTAATCACGGTGAGCAGCCGGAATTCCTGCGCCCTGAGGTGCTGCGCTCCTGGCAGAGCAGCCGCGCCGCTGGAATTCATCCCGCGCACTTCGCCTACCGCTCTCCCCCGGAGGCGAAGCTGAAGCAGATCCTGGCGGAGAACGGGGAACTGATCGCGGTGGCGGGCAGCATTATGGAAAATCTGCTGGCGTATAACCCGGACGGCCACATTAATCTGACCGATGCGCAGGGCGTGACGCTCTCCTGCTGCGGGCGCGATCTCACCCCGGTCGGCAGCATCCTGCGCGAGTCTGAGCTTGGCACTAACTGCACCGGCCGCTGCCTGGAGCAGCAGCGGTTGGTCTATCTGCTGAGCGGCGAAAACTGGAAAATCGCCCTGCGCGAGCGCCATCTGCAGTGCGCCGCCGCCCCGATCCGCGATGCCGAAGGCCGCATGATCGGAGTGCTGACGCTGACCGCCAGCCAGGATAACTTTCACTATCACACCCTCGGCACCGTGCAGGCCGCCGCCGAAGCGGTTGGACAGCAGCTGATCCTGCGCGCGCTGCTGGCGGAGCAGAAGTCGATCCTCGAAACGCTTAACGAAGGGGTGATCGTGCTGGATCGGCGCGGGACGATCAAAACCATTAACCGCTATGCGCGCCAGATCTTCCACCGCGGGGTGCGCGCCGGGCAGCCGGTGGATGAGGTGCTTAACCCGGAGAACGCCCGCCTCGCCAGCATGACCTTCTGCAATGACCGCGAGGTGGTGTTTGTGCCGGCAGACAATCAGCGCGTCTCCTGCCTGGTGTCGGTGATGCCTGCACCGGGCGGCGGCAGGGTGATCGCCCTGCGGGAGAACCAGCGCATCCGGGCAATTACCCGCCGGGTGATGGGCACCAGCGCCAGCTACACCTTCGAGATGCTGTGCGGCAGCGCCCCGGCGCTACAGGCGGCGATGGATAAAGCGCGCAGCTGCTGCCGCAGCGACAGCACGGTACTGCTGACCGGCGAAAGCGGCACCGGCAAAGAGCTGTTTGCTCAGGCTATCCACAACGACAGCCCGCGCAGCGGTGAGTCGTTCATCGCCGTTAACTGCGGCGCGCTGCCGCGGGACCTGGTGCAGAGCGAGCTGTTTGGCTATGCCGACGGTGCATTTACCGGCTCGCGCCGCGGCGGTGCCGCCGGCAAGTTTGAACTGGCGGAGGGCGGGACGCTGTTCCTCGATGAGATTGGCGATATGCCGCTGGAGGCTCAGACCAGCCTGCTGCGCGTGCTGCAGGAGAGTGAAGTGGTGCGCATCGGCGCGTCGCAGCCGATCGGGGTCAACGTGCGTATTATTGCCGCCACCAACTGCAACCTGATCAACGCGGTGGAGAGCGGCGCGTTCCGCCGCGACCTTTACTATCGGCTGAATGTGATTTCGATTGCGATCCCGGCCCTGCGCGAGCGCAGCAGCGATATTCCGGCGCTGACCGAGTGGTTCCGCGAGAAGGTCTGCACCCAGCTGAAAAAGGTCAACGTGCAGTTCACCGCCGGGGCGATGGACGCCCTGACCCGCTACGACTGGCCAGGCAACGTGCGCGAGCTGGAAAATATTGTTGAGCGGGTGATCAATATGAACAATGGGCTGTTTATTGACGTGCAGGACCTGCCGGATGAGGTGACGCAGCGCGCGCAGCCGGGCAGTGCCAGCCGTCATGAACCGCAGCCGGCGGCCAGGCTCGACGCCCACGAGCGGGCGCATATCATCACCATGCTCGACTCGCTGAACGGCAACCTGCGCCAGGCGGCTCAGTTAATGGGGCTGTCACGTGCCGGATTATATAATAAACTCAAGAAGTACCAGATTAGCGCCGATGAGTTCCGCCGCTGA